The Blautia luti nucleotide sequence GTTGTTCTGAAGTAGAACTGTGGACGATAGTTGTTGAAGAATGGAGTATGACGTCCACCTTCATCTTTTGTCAGAACGTAAACCTGAGCTGTGAATTTTGTATGGCATGTAAGTGTTCCTGGTTTAGCAAGAACCTGTCCACGCTCGATTTCGTTTCTCTGAACACCACGAAGAAGTGCACCGATGTTATCACCAGCCTGAGCTTCATCAAGGAGTTTACGGAACATCTCGATACCAGTTACAACTACTTTACGAGTTTCTTCTTTGATACCAACGATTTCAACTTCATCAGATACATGAAGAACACCAGCTTCTACTCTACCAGTAGCAACTGTACCACGACCTGTGATAGAGAATACGTCCTCTACAGGCATTACGAATGGTTTGTCTGTATCACGCTGTGGATCTGGGATATAGCTGTCAACAGCATCCATAAGATCCATGATTCTGTCGCCCCACTCACCGTTCGGGTCTTCAAGAGCTTTAAGAGCAGAACCTTTGATTACCGGGATATCATCTCCTGGGAAATCATACTCGGAAAGAAGTTCACGAATCTCCATCTCAACCAGTTCAAGAAGTTCTTCGTCATCAACCATATCACATTTGTTCATGAATACAACGATGTAAGGAACACCTACCTGACGAGCAAGAAGAACGTGCTCTTTTGTCTGAGCCATAACACCATCTGTAGCTGCTACAACAAGGATAGCACCATCCATCTGAGCTGCACCTGTGATCATGTTCTTAACGTAGTCAGCATGTCCTGGGCAGTCAACATGTGCATAATGTCTCTTCTCTGTCTGATACTCAACGTGAGCTGTAGAAATTGTGATACCACGCTCTCTTTCTTCTGGAGCTTTATCGATATCTTCAAAGTTTTCTACTACGTTTCCAGCAACTCTCTCAGCCAGAACTTTTGTGATTGCAGCTGTTAAAGTTGTTTTACCATGGTCAACGTGTCCAATGGTACCAATGTTACAATGCGGTTTTGTTCTCTCAAACTTAGCTTTTGCCATTTTAAAACGTCCTCCTTAAAACAATTGGCTCTTATATTATTATAGAGCATCTTTTCGGTTTTAAACTTGCTATCCTTGATTATATTGCATAATCAGAATATTTGCAAGCATTTTATACAATTTGATAAGTTTCACACTATAAACAGTGTATCATTATCAATTGTTGTATCATTACAGTCCACACATTACTGAGAACATAGTGAACAGTAACTTTATATCTCCTACACCCTGCCGGCTTTAAACACCGGCAGACTGCAGATGATCAATAATTATCAGTCTTTCTTAGAAAGGATCTTTTCCTGTACAGACTTCGGAACCTGCTCATATTTCTCAAAGAACATAGAGTAGTTACCACGTCCCTGTGTTCTGGAACGAAGGTCTGTAGCATATCCGAACATTTCGGAAAGCGGTACATATCCGCGGATCATCTTACCACCGCCGATATCTTCCATACCCTCGATACGTCCACGACGGGAGTTGATATCACCAATAACGTCACCCATGTAATCTTCTGGTGTAGTAACTTCGACCTTCATGATTGGCTCAAGAAGAACCGGAGCTGCTTTCTGCATAGCATCCTTGAATGCAAGAGAACCTGCAATGTGGAATGCCATTTCAGAAGAGTCGACTTCATGGTAAGAACCATCGTATACATTAGCATATACACCAACTACCGGGAATCCACCAAGGATACCAGCTTTCATAGCCTCTTCGATACCTTCGCCAACTGCAGGGATGTATTCCTTCGGAATAGCACCACCAACAACTGTGGATTCGAACTTGTACAGTTCTTCTCCGTTGGCATCCATAGGCTCGAATTTAACTTTACAGTGACCATACTGTCCACGACCACCAGACTGTTTCGCATATTTGCTGTCGATATCAACAGATTTGGTGATTGTTTCTTTGTAAGCAACCTGAGGAGCACCTACGTTAGCCTCTACCTTGAATTCACGAAGGAGACGGTCAACGATGATATCCAGATGAAGCTCACCCATACCAGCGATAATGGTCTGTCCTGTTTCCTGATCTGTATGTGCACGGAATGTCGGGTCTTCTTCTGCAAGTTTTGCAAGAGCTTCACCAAGTTTACCCTGTCCAGCTTTAGTCTTAGGCTCGATAGCCAGCTCGATAACTGGTTCTGGGAATTCCATGGACTCCAGGATTACCGGATGCTGCTCGTCACAGATTGTATCACCAGTTGTTGTGAATTTGAATCCGATAGCTGCAGCGATATCACCGGAATATACTTTATCAAGTTCCATACGTTTGTTAGCATGCATCTGAAGAATACGTCCAACACGTTCTTTCTTGTCCTTAGTAGCGTTAAGTACATAAGAACCGGAATTCATTGTACCGGAGTATACACGGAAATATGCAAGTTTACCAACGAATGGGTCTGTCATAATCTTAAATGCCAGAGCTGAGAATGGTTCTTCATCAGAAGAATGTCTCACTACTTCGTTACCGTCCAGATCAGTTCCCTGAATTGGAGGAATATCTGTAGGAGCCGGCATATACTCAAGGATAGCATCAAGAAGTTTCTGAACACCTTTGTTTCTGTAAGCAGAACCACAGCAAACCGGAACAGCAGTACACTCGCATGTAGCTTTTCTTAATGTTGCTTTCAGTTTCTCAACAGTTGGTTCTTCACCTTCAAGATATTCCATCATTAAGTCGTCATCAAGCTCACAGATTTTCTCAATGAGCTCTGTATGATAAAGCTCAGCATCTTCCTTCATGTCTTCAGGAATGTCAACGATGGAGATGTCATCACCTTTTTCATCGTTGTAGATGTAAGCTTTCATTTCGAATAAGTCAATGATTCCTTTGAAATCATCTTCTTTTCCGATTGGCAGCTGTAAGCAGATTGCGTTTTTACCAAGACGAGTCTTGATCTGCTCTACTGCACCGTAGAAGTTTGCACCAAGGATATCCATCTTGTTGATGAATGCCATACGTGGTACATTGTAAGTGTCGGCCTGACGCCATACGTTTTCAGACTGCGGTTCAACACCACCCTTAGCACAGAAAACGCCGACAGCACCGTCAAGTACACGAAGAGAACGTTCAACTTCTACTGTGAAGTCAACGTGACCTGGGGTATCAATGATGTTGATACGATGTTCCAGAGCACCTGGCTTCGGTTTGCAGTTCTCTTCCAGAGTCCAGTGACATGTTGTAGCCGCTGAAGTGATTGTGATACCTCTCTCCTGCTCCTGTTCCATCCAGTCCATGGTAGCAGTACCTTCATGAGTATCACCAATCTTATAGTTGACACCTGTGTAATACAGGATACGTTCTGTAAGAGTTGTTTTACCCGCATCGATATGAGCCATAATACCAATATTTCTGGTACGCTCTAATGGATATTCTCTTCCCTCTTTAGCCAATGGATTTTCCTCCTATATTAGAAGCGATAGTGAGCAAATGCTTTATTTGCCTCAGCCATCTTGTGCATGTCTTCTTTTCTCTTAACGGATGCACCTGTGTTGTTCATTGCATCTAAAAGCTCATTTGCAAGTCTTTCTTCCATTGTTTTCTCGCCTCTTTTACGAGAGAACATTGTTAACCAGCGAAGAGCCAGTGCCTGACGTCTGTCTGCTCTTACCTCGATCGGAACCTGATAAGTAGCACCACCGATACGTCTAGCTTTTACTTCGAGAAGTGGCATGATGTTGTTCATAGCCTCTTCGAAAACTTCAAGTGCTGGTT carries:
- the fusA gene encoding elongation factor G, with product MAKEGREYPLERTRNIGIMAHIDAGKTTLTERILYYTGVNYKIGDTHEGTATMDWMEQEQERGITITSAATTCHWTLEENCKPKPGALEHRINIIDTPGHVDFTVEVERSLRVLDGAVGVFCAKGGVEPQSENVWRQADTYNVPRMAFINKMDILGANFYGAVEQIKTRLGKNAICLQLPIGKEDDFKGIIDLFEMKAYIYNDEKGDDISIVDIPEDMKEDAELYHTELIEKICELDDDLMMEYLEGEEPTVEKLKATLRKATCECTAVPVCCGSAYRNKGVQKLLDAILEYMPAPTDIPPIQGTDLDGNEVVRHSSDEEPFSALAFKIMTDPFVGKLAYFRVYSGTMNSGSYVLNATKDKKERVGRILQMHANKRMELDKVYSGDIAAAIGFKFTTTGDTICDEQHPVILESMEFPEPVIELAIEPKTKAGQGKLGEALAKLAEEDPTFRAHTDQETGQTIIAGMGELHLDIIVDRLLREFKVEANVGAPQVAYKETITKSVDIDSKYAKQSGGRGQYGHCKVKFEPMDANGEELYKFESTVVGGAIPKEYIPAVGEGIEEAMKAGILGGFPVVGVYANVYDGSYHEVDSSEMAFHIAGSLAFKDAMQKAAPVLLEPIMKVEVTTPEDYMGDVIGDINSRRGRIEGMEDIGGGKMIRGYVPLSEMFGYATDLRSRTQGRGNYSMFFEKYEQVPKSVQEKILSKKD
- the tuf gene encoding elongation factor Tu — its product is MAKAKFERTKPHCNIGTIGHVDHGKTTLTAAITKVLAERVAGNVVENFEDIDKAPEERERGITISTAHVEYQTEKRHYAHVDCPGHADYVKNMITGAAQMDGAILVVAATDGVMAQTKEHVLLARQVGVPYIVVFMNKCDMVDDEELLELVEMEIRELLSEYDFPGDDIPVIKGSALKALEDPNGEWGDRIMDLMDAVDSYIPDPQRDTDKPFVMPVEDVFSITGRGTVATGRVEAGVLHVSDEVEIVGIKEETRKVVVTGIEMFRKLLDEAQAGDNIGALLRGVQRNEIERGQVLAKPGTLTCHTKFTAQVYVLTKDEGGRHTPFFNNYRPQFYFRTTDVTGVCNLPEGTEMCMPGDNIEMTIELIHPIAMSQGLTFAIREGGRTVGSGRVATIIE
- the rpsG gene encoding 30S ribosomal protein S7, with product MPRKGHTQKRDVLADPMYNNKVVTKLINNIMLDGKKGVAQKIVYGAFARIEEKAGKPALEVFEEAMNNIMPLLEVKARRIGGATYQVPIEVRADRRQALALRWLTMFSRKRGEKTMEERLANELLDAMNNTGASVKRKEDMHKMAEANKAFAHYRF